A region of Thermococcus argininiproducens DNA encodes the following proteins:
- a CDS encoding carbohydrate ABC transporter permease, with amino-acid sequence MTPKEKELLIRRIWVVITYAVLLTFALVYLMPFIRSLVASFMTWAQASRYPPEWMPSPFTLENYQKLFRLELFPRWIRNTALYAGLIVAGNIMFTSMAGYAFARLKFPGRDVLFSALLSLLMIPMFVTLVPNYIIIYKLGLIDNIFGLALLGLTNVSSIFLMRQYFMSLSTEIFEAARLDGCGPIKSFFYIALPLARPALGAVAVYQFLGSWNAFIGPLIFLRSPENFTLPVGLSFAFQRSMWTEYTPIIAGSLVASAPTIILFLVLNKYLIRGIVVTGGKG; translated from the coding sequence ATGACACCCAAAGAAAAGGAACTATTAATACGTCGCATATGGGTTGTAATAACCTATGCAGTCTTATTAACCTTTGCACTCGTTTATCTAATGCCATTCATCCGATCTCTTGTAGCTTCTTTTATGACATGGGCTCAAGCTTCAAGATACCCTCCAGAGTGGATGCCTAGTCCATTCACCCTAGAGAATTATCAGAAACTCTTTAGATTGGAATTATTCCCAAGATGGATTAGAAACACGGCTCTTTATGCGGGTTTAATAGTTGCAGGTAATATAATGTTTACCAGCATGGCCGGTTATGCATTTGCTAGATTGAAATTCCCAGGGAGAGACGTTCTCTTTTCAGCTCTACTTTCACTCTTGATGATTCCCATGTTCGTAACCTTAGTGCCAAATTACATTATAATATATAAGCTTGGACTAATAGACAACATCTTTGGACTTGCCCTTCTGGGCCTCACTAATGTCTCGAGTATATTCCTAATGAGACAGTACTTCATGTCCCTTTCCACCGAAATATTTGAAGCTGCTCGTTTGGATGGATGCGGACCGATAAAATCATTTTTCTACATTGCTCTACCTCTAGCAAGACCTGCCCTTGGAGCAGTGGCAGTATATCAATTCTTAGGCTCTTGGAATGCATTTATAGGCCCACTGATCTTCTTAAGATCTCCTGAGAACTTCACACTCCCAGTAGGACTTAGTTTTGCTTTCCAACGAAGCATGTGGACTGAATACACTCCAATAATCGCAGGTTCACTCGTGGCATCCGCACCCACGATAATCCTCTTCCTTGTGCTGAATAAGTATCTGATTAGAGGCATAGTAGTTACGGGAGGGAAAGGCTAA